The following proteins are co-located in the Prionailurus viverrinus isolate Anna chromosome A1, UM_Priviv_1.0, whole genome shotgun sequence genome:
- the FNDC9 gene encoding fibronectin type III domain-containing protein 9 produces the protein MNIEVGNVSYTGAIISWSSSEPCLEDYYHIMYRPNWNSIFSGYLRYSFHHEEKVPRTISSVVLEHLAPSTLYFLCISCKKAAFPYRHYCTMFHTLDKSPLAAGSSLVDPQISLWVLMAILLACFTAVLAFICLQFWCIRCHEPRWSYRAGHMEEANGLVRWPEEAPALGQREEDLQGLPLVEMPRKNSGADAEPEAEAEDNQDAAADQDADNEDAPDEGALLGGGGDHPAILPRFGE, from the coding sequence ATGAACATCGAGGTTGGGAACGTTTCTTATACAGGAGCCATCATTTCCTGGTCGTCCTCGGAGCCCTGTCTGGAGGACTATTACCATATTATGTATAGGCCCAACTGGAACAGCATCTTCTCCGGCTATCTTCGCTACAGCTTCCACCACGAGGAGAAAGTGCCTCGAACGATCAGTTCTGTGGTGCTGGAACACCTCGCCCCTTCCACTCTCTACTTCCTGTGCATCAGTTGCAAGAAGGCTGCCTTCCCTTATAGGCACTACTGCACCATGTTCCATACCCTGGATAAGAGTCCACTGGCTGCTGGGAGCTCCCTGGTGGACCCCCAAATTTCCCTTTGGGTGTTGATGGCCATTCTGCTGGCCTGCTTCACAGCCGTCTTAGCTTTTATCTGCCTCCAGTTCTGGTGTATCCGTTGCCATGAGCCTCGATGGTCTTACAGAGCCGGCCACATGGAGGAAGCCAATGGCTTGGTGAGATGGCCGGAGGAGGCCCCAGCTCttggtcagagagaggaagacctgCAGGGGCTCCCCCTGGTGGAAATGCCACGCAAGAACTCCGGAGCTGATGCAGAACCAGAAGCAGAAGCTGAAGACAACCAGGATGCAGCAGCTGACCAGGATGCCGACAATGAGGATGCCCCTGATGAGGGTGCCTTACTAGGAGGGGGTGGTGATCATCCCGCCATACTGCCTCGTTTTGGGGAGTGA